A single window of Streptomyces sp. NBC_00464 DNA harbors:
- a CDS encoding DNA-methyltransferase: MSYTLHRADALTVLKSLPDESVQAVITDPPYNSGGRTSSDRTGRTARAKYVTSNSAHDLANFPGENRDQRSYRSWLTELLTEACRASTEHAVAMVFTDWRQEPTTSDALQMAGWTWSGTIPWIKPSSRPRKGGPKQDSEFIIWGVKGSLDNTRDLYLPGHYIASQPRKGRVHITQKPVEVMQQLVQVCPEGGTVLDPFTGSGSTGVAALREGRRFVGVELSAHYADVAEERLRAELTKDDFELAGPEA, encoded by the coding sequence ATGAGCTACACGCTGCACCGAGCCGACGCCCTGACTGTCCTGAAGTCCCTCCCGGACGAGAGCGTCCAGGCGGTGATCACCGATCCGCCGTACAACTCCGGGGGCCGCACCAGCTCCGATCGAACCGGCCGCACTGCCCGCGCCAAGTACGTCACCAGCAACTCGGCGCACGACCTTGCCAACTTCCCGGGCGAGAACCGCGACCAGCGCTCCTACCGCTCCTGGCTCACCGAACTTCTCACCGAGGCGTGCCGGGCCTCGACCGAGCACGCGGTCGCGATGGTCTTCACCGACTGGCGCCAGGAGCCGACCACCTCCGACGCCCTGCAGATGGCGGGATGGACCTGGAGCGGCACGATTCCGTGGATCAAGCCGTCCAGCCGGCCCCGCAAGGGCGGGCCGAAGCAGGACTCGGAGTTCATCATCTGGGGCGTCAAGGGCTCCCTCGACAACACCCGCGACCTCTACCTGCCGGGGCACTACATCGCCTCTCAGCCCCGCAAGGGCCGGGTTCACATCACCCAGAAGCCAGTCGAGGTCATGCAGCAGCTCGTCCAGGTCTGCCCCGAGGGCGGCACTGTCCTCGACCCGTTCACCGGCAGCGGCTCCACTGGGGTCGCGGCCCTGCGCGAGGGACGCCGCTTCGTGGGCGTCGAGCTGTCCGCGCACTACGCCGACGTTGCCGAGGAGCGGCTGCGGGCCGAACTGACGAAGGACGACTTCGAGCTGGCCGGACCGGAGGCATGA
- a CDS encoding C40 family peptidase: protein MKKTTGALVGLCATGPLLLALPILGIGAGTASASCSTDGAQGVDTSAVAKQVKAILDGGDRGSVSVPGLDAPADQVPNAKTVQATGVAMNIPARGQVVALATALQESGLRNLTYGDRDSLGLFQQRPSMGWGTASQILDPVHASTKFYEGLKKVSGWQSLSVTQAAQAVQKSGFPEAYAKWEPLATALQKAIEPLLQKAGGSSPSPSPSGSADTGSPSPDSAGGCSADGDGTDFGTIPAGALPKEYKIPASAPPKVQTAIRWALGQLGTPYQWVGTCTDSHGKDPMGRCDCSSLMQGAYKAAGVTLTRTTYTQVKDGKAVSVDALKPGDLLFTEGTAAVPEHVGMAIGQGLIVHAPHTGDVVRITTVASWKSRILAARRVV from the coding sequence GTGAAGAAGACGACGGGAGCCCTCGTCGGTCTGTGCGCCACCGGACCACTCCTGCTGGCACTGCCGATCCTTGGCATCGGTGCCGGGACCGCCTCGGCTTCGTGCTCGACCGACGGTGCACAGGGTGTGGACACCTCCGCCGTCGCCAAGCAGGTGAAGGCCATCCTGGACGGCGGCGACAGGGGCTCGGTCTCCGTGCCGGGTCTGGACGCGCCTGCCGACCAAGTGCCCAACGCCAAGACGGTCCAGGCCACGGGCGTCGCGATGAACATCCCCGCCCGAGGGCAGGTCGTCGCCCTGGCGACCGCGCTGCAGGAGAGCGGCCTGCGGAACCTGACCTACGGCGACCGCGATTCGCTGGGTCTCTTCCAGCAGCGGCCGTCGATGGGCTGGGGTACGGCCAGCCAGATCCTCGACCCGGTGCACGCCTCGACGAAGTTCTACGAAGGGCTCAAGAAGGTCTCCGGCTGGCAGTCCCTCTCTGTCACCCAGGCCGCCCAGGCGGTACAGAAGTCGGGCTTCCCGGAGGCGTACGCCAAATGGGAGCCGCTGGCCACCGCCCTGCAGAAGGCCATCGAGCCCCTGCTGCAGAAGGCCGGCGGCTCATCGCCGAGCCCGTCGCCGTCCGGCTCTGCCGACACCGGCAGCCCCTCTCCCGATTCCGCGGGGGGTTGTTCGGCGGACGGCGACGGGACGGACTTCGGCACCATCCCGGCGGGCGCACTGCCGAAGGAGTACAAGATTCCCGCCTCCGCGCCGCCGAAGGTACAGACGGCGATCCGGTGGGCACTCGGCCAGCTCGGCACCCCGTATCAGTGGGTCGGCACTTGCACCGACTCCCACGGCAAAGACCCGATGGGCCGCTGCGACTGCTCCTCCCTGATGCAGGGCGCGTACAAGGCCGCCGGGGTCACCCTGACGCGGACCACGTACACGCAGGTCAAGGACGGCAAGGCCGTCTCGGTCGATGCCCTCAAGCCGGGCGACCTCCTCTTCACCGAGGGGACGGCCGCCGTACCGGAACACGTCGGGATGGCGATCGGGCAGGGCCTGATCGTCCACGCCCCGCACACCGGTGACGTCGTACGGATCACCACCGTCGCGTCCTGGAAATCGCGGATTCTCGCGGCCCGCCGAGTCGTCTGA
- a CDS encoding PIN-like domain-containing protein gives MDPSEPPLIQRFKSWLEPAPSAEDAAREQFFTKGLVVLDTNILLSLYEYTESAREDVFTALEAVSDRLWMPHQVGLEFVRGRRSTLESRKAALTGAAKDVNRHLTQAVASVIAARNVVINQLVKYGAPLDAGEELALLISDSSVSALLQENRALLKKHLDGLKSQHGLPANLAEADDPVLLRVARMYGDRIGAQPDDSVLRARIEEAVGFRFPNEIPPGYRDFGKDTPVKAAGDFLLWEEVVEHAQSLAPGSRILFISNDTKEDWYETRKGAGGTQRPWPRLFDEVRTRAGAELRIETPSLFYAGIKQFLHTDLDATTYEEIERVSSAQDLPADEDEVTSLVTVHSAAHLAPPRGLATQAAISVGLTTTGTRTALESAAPSFRIFQWWIIGVTAQLERREASAANFKIDIAAAVRSDEPPHGSWEPATVFKPGDWVHRDSCWIAAWFIRLLNELPKHDHPVLRSLAAQQAEANRSASE, from the coding sequence GTGGATCCGAGTGAACCCCCGTTGATCCAGCGCTTCAAGTCCTGGCTCGAGCCAGCGCCTTCGGCGGAGGACGCTGCTCGGGAGCAGTTCTTCACCAAGGGGCTCGTCGTCCTCGACACGAACATCCTCCTCAGCTTGTACGAGTACACCGAGTCGGCTCGCGAAGACGTGTTCACGGCGCTGGAGGCTGTATCGGATCGGCTCTGGATGCCGCATCAGGTGGGCCTGGAGTTCGTACGCGGGCGGCGAAGCACCTTGGAGTCGCGCAAGGCCGCTCTCACCGGCGCGGCCAAGGACGTCAACCGCCACCTGACGCAAGCCGTGGCATCAGTCATCGCAGCACGCAACGTCGTGATCAACCAGCTGGTGAAGTACGGAGCGCCGCTCGACGCCGGCGAGGAGCTGGCGCTGCTCATCAGCGACTCATCCGTGAGCGCCCTGCTGCAGGAGAACCGCGCCCTGCTCAAGAAGCACCTCGACGGGCTCAAGTCGCAGCACGGGCTGCCGGCGAACCTTGCTGAGGCCGATGATCCCGTCCTCCTCCGCGTGGCTCGCATGTACGGCGACCGCATCGGCGCTCAGCCGGACGACTCCGTACTGCGGGCGCGGATCGAGGAGGCCGTCGGCTTCCGCTTCCCCAACGAGATCCCCCCAGGCTACCGGGACTTCGGCAAGGACACCCCCGTGAAGGCCGCAGGTGACTTCCTGCTCTGGGAGGAAGTCGTCGAGCACGCACAGAGCCTTGCACCCGGATCCCGCATCCTCTTCATCTCCAACGACACGAAGGAGGACTGGTACGAGACCAGGAAGGGCGCCGGGGGCACCCAGCGGCCCTGGCCCAGGCTCTTTGACGAAGTGCGCACGCGGGCCGGTGCGGAACTCCGTATCGAGACCCCCTCCCTCTTCTACGCCGGCATCAAGCAGTTCCTCCACACCGATCTGGACGCGACTACGTACGAAGAGATCGAGCGGGTCTCGTCAGCCCAAGATCTCCCGGCCGACGAGGACGAGGTGACCAGCCTTGTCACCGTGCACAGCGCGGCGCATCTGGCGCCGCCTCGAGGTCTCGCTACCCAAGCAGCCATTTCCGTCGGACTTACCACGACGGGAACGCGGACTGCACTGGAGTCGGCGGCGCCGTCGTTCCGCATCTTCCAGTGGTGGATCATCGGCGTCACAGCCCAGCTGGAGCGGCGAGAGGCTTCCGCGGCTAATTTCAAGATCGATATCGCTGCCGCTGTCCGAAGCGATGAGCCCCCGCACGGCTCGTGGGAACCTGCGACCGTGTTCAAGCCGGGGGACTGGGTCCACCGTGATTCCTGCTGGATCGCGGCCTGGTTCATCCGGCTCCTGAACGAGCTGCCGAAGCACGACCACCCGGTCCTCCGAAGCCTTGCCGCGCAGCAGGCCGAAGCGAATCGGTCGGCCTCTGAGTAG
- a CDS encoding DUF6112 family protein, giving the protein MYLADQVIQLAYDPGIKPNEGGLPGLNVLKQVMGSINLFGLIAVVGALAVSAGVWAWGHHSGGHQAEANGKKGVLVSAGAALLLGAANGVVAFFSTLGTQVH; this is encoded by the coding sequence ATGTATCTCGCTGACCAGGTCATACAGCTCGCCTACGACCCCGGAATCAAGCCCAACGAGGGCGGGCTCCCTGGCCTCAACGTCCTCAAGCAGGTGATGGGCTCGATCAACTTGTTCGGACTCATTGCCGTGGTCGGAGCCCTCGCCGTCAGTGCGGGCGTGTGGGCCTGGGGTCACCACTCCGGTGGTCACCAGGCCGAGGCGAACGGGAAGAAGGGCGTGCTGGTCAGCGCGGGCGCGGCCCTTCTTCTCGGTGCGGCCAACGGTGTAGTGGCGTTCTTCTCGACGCTCGGGACGCAGGTCCACTGA